A window of Candidatus Krumholzibacteriia bacterium contains these coding sequences:
- a CDS encoding CBS domain-containing protein, whose translation MSRTVRRLLEHKGYAIHAVQPLDTVFRAVEAMAERGIGALLVMEGDRLVGVLSERDYARQVILRGRDSRNTAVGEIMTRDVICVEPDRDIEACMALMTEKRIRHLPVVEQGHVIGVISIGDVVRAAIDDRDFHIQQLENYIATAG comes from the coding sequence ATGTCTCGAACCGTCCGACGTCTGCTCGAACACAAGGGGTACGCGATCCACGCCGTCCAGCCCCTGGACACCGTCTTCCGCGCGGTCGAAGCCATGGCCGAGCGCGGGATCGGCGCCCTGCTCGTCATGGAGGGCGACCGGCTCGTCGGGGTCCTCTCGGAGCGGGACTACGCGCGGCAGGTGATCCTTCGCGGGCGGGACTCCCGGAACACCGCCGTCGGAGAGATCATGACCCGTGACGTGATCTGCGTGGAGCCCGATCGTGACATCGAAGCCTGCATGGCGCTGATGACGGAGAAACGGATCCGTCACCTGCCGGTGGTGGAGCAGGGGCACGTGATCGGGGTGATCTCGATCGGCGACGTCGTCCGTGCGGCGATCGACGACCGGGACTTCCACATCCAGCAGCTCGAGAACTACATCGCCACGGCGGGCTGA
- the trxA gene encoding thioredoxin has protein sequence MPGPVNIDESTFEAEVTNEKGLVLVDFWAPWCGPCRMIAPVLEELAGEYDGKVKITKVNVDENQTLAGQHQIRSIPTLMIFKDGQHVDTVMGAVPKQALTEKIDQHV, from the coding sequence ATGCCTGGACCGGTGAACATCGACGAATCGACCTTCGAGGCCGAGGTGACCAACGAGAAGGGGCTCGTCCTGGTGGACTTCTGGGCACCGTGGTGCGGCCCGTGCCGCATGATCGCGCCCGTCCTCGAAGAACTCGCCGGCGAGTACGACGGCAAGGTGAAGATCACCAAGGTCAACGTCGACGAGAACCAGACCCTGGCGGGTCAGCACCAGATCCGCAGCATCCCGACGCTGATGATCTTCAAGGACGGCCAGCACGTCGACACGGTCATGGGTGCCGTGCCGAAGCAGGCCCTGACCGAGAAGATCGACCAGCACGTCTAG
- a CDS encoding tetratricopeptide repeat protein, producing the protein MARLTKEELRHDPFLDTTARVTAYLQKNFMAILVGVAAVAVVVVVAVFIQQSRQSSQVQAARTYFAASSAYANGQYNEALLELEELLGRFSGTQEGQAALYLAGASHLALGEHDEAMGRFRSYLEEAPGGQYATSSRLGLALAHEGLGEMELAVEQFRAVREAVPPDAPAAVQAALGEARVLQEIGRIDEAIAALTPLTDVENFSSRQEIQNRLDTLEALR; encoded by the coding sequence GTGGCTCGACTGACCAAGGAAGAGCTCCGTCACGATCCGTTCCTCGACACGACGGCCCGCGTGACGGCGTACCTCCAGAAGAACTTCATGGCGATCCTGGTCGGCGTGGCGGCCGTCGCGGTCGTCGTGGTGGTGGCGGTGTTCATCCAGCAGTCGCGCCAGAGCAGCCAGGTGCAGGCCGCGCGCACCTACTTCGCGGCCAGCTCCGCCTACGCCAACGGCCAGTACAACGAGGCCCTTCTCGAGCTCGAAGAGCTGCTGGGGCGCTTCTCGGGCACCCAGGAGGGCCAGGCCGCCCTGTACCTCGCGGGGGCCAGCCACCTCGCACTCGGCGAGCACGACGAGGCCATGGGCCGATTCCGTTCCTACCTCGAAGAAGCCCCGGGTGGCCAGTACGCGACCAGCTCCCGGCTGGGCCTGGCGCTGGCCCACGAGGGCCTCGGAGAGATGGAACTGGCCGTCGAGCAGTTCCGGGCCGTTCGTGAGGCCGTCCCGCCCGACGCGCCCGCTGCCGTCCAGGCCGCCCTGGGCGAGGCTCGGGTCTTGCAGGAAATCGGGCGGATCGACGAGGCCATCGCGGCCTTGACACCCCTGACCGACGTGGAAAATTTCTCGTCGCGTCAGGAGATCCAGAACCGCCTGGACACGCTCGAAGCGCTGCGCTGA
- a CDS encoding GNAT family N-acetyltransferase: MASAMTTFSCHHFEALDPHELYTVLRLRQEVFVVEQECAYLDADDHDLEAWHVLGRENSRVVAYARILPPGTTDPDHVSIGRVLTVPDRRGSGIARALMESTLGVVAAQFPGRPVRISAQSYLLEFYASLGFRRIGEPYLEDGIEHVAMVLDARAAD, encoded by the coding sequence GTGGCGAGCGCGATGACGACCTTCAGCTGCCATCACTTCGAAGCTCTCGATCCGCACGAGCTGTACACCGTCCTGCGACTGCGGCAGGAGGTCTTCGTGGTCGAGCAGGAGTGCGCCTACCTCGACGCGGACGACCACGATCTCGAAGCCTGGCACGTCCTCGGGCGCGAGAACAGCCGCGTGGTGGCCTACGCGCGGATCCTGCCGCCCGGGACCACGGACCCCGACCACGTGTCGATCGGCCGGGTTCTCACGGTGCCCGACCGCCGGGGCAGCGGGATCGCCCGCGCCCTCATGGAGTCCACACTGGGAGTCGTCGCCGCGCAGTTCCCCGGGCGGCCGGTCAGGATCTCGGCGCAGAGCTACTTGCTCGAGTTCTACGCGTCGCTCGGTTTCCGTCGCATCGGCGAGCCCTATCTCGAGGACGGGATCGAGCACGTGGCCATGGTGCTCGACGCGCGCGCCGCCGACTGA